From the candidate division TA06 bacterium genome, the window CTGCTGCCCGGAAGTCGCTTGATATCCTGGGCGAATCCGCGTACAAAAAGAGCCTTGAGGCTCTCTCCAGATACGCGGTTCAGCGTGAGATGTAGGCACAGAAAAAAGGAGGTGCAACTTGAGATTATTGACACTGATTTTTGGATATGTATTTCTGGGTTCTTCCGTGCTGGCAGTGTTCACCCTGCTTTCGCGAGCGATGTTCGGGAAATGGAGCATGAAGAACAAATGGCTGGACATCGTGGTGATGGCGGGGATCGTTGTTGTGGGTTTCATTGCTGGAGGCATTTTGCTACTAGGAGCAAGACCTTGAGCTGGAAGCAGGTATATGTTGGTAGGCTCAAAACAGGAGGAGGATAGCGATGGCAGAGATTGCTGGATATAACATGCCAGATGAACTTTACTACCATGGCGAACACGCTTGGGTGAAGAAGGAGTCGGACGAAGTGGTAGTGGTCGGCATGAACGAATTCTATCTCAAGCTGGCTGGTGATACAACCTACATCGACCTTCCCTTTGAGGGGGATGAGGTCACGCAGGGCGAAACGTGTGGTAAAATCCAGTCTTCCAAGTGGGTGGCCAAGCTGGTTGCTCCGTTGACTGGAGAGGTTGTCGAGGTCAATTCAGAACTGGAAGATGATCCGACTCTTATGAACAAAGACCCGTATGACAAGGGGTGGGTATTCAAGGTGAAGCCGTCCAAACTCTCAGAGGAAGTGGCCGGGCTCCTTCATGGAGATGCTGTGAAGCCATGGCTGGAGAAGGAAAAAGAGAAGGCCGACAAAGAGAGTTCATAGTATTAGGGATTAGGTCTGCGACATCCGTTTAGGACTAGCTCCAAGAGGAAGGCACGATCGGCCTCGACAGGATCAGGTTCTTTATGAAAAGGCGCATCGGCAGTGAGGTGGTTCATGGCACCGACGGGGTAGATCCTGGTACCGGCGCCATATCTCCTCCCATATATCAGACCTCAACTTTTGCATTCAAGAGTGCAGAGCAGGGCGCAGCCATATTCGCTGGTACTGAAGACGGCTATGTCTACACGAGAATTTCCAATCCTACCAATGACCGGCTTGCGAAGAAGATGGCCCGGCTTGAAGGTGCTGAGGCGGGTCTCGTTTTTGCCTCCGGCCTTGCTGCAATAGCAGCGTGCGTCATCACTCTGACCAAAAAAGGAGAGAGTTTCATTGCCGATGACACAATCTACGGCGGAACCCATGCCATGTTCAAGGACGTTATTCCGAGGTTCGGTATCACGCCAATACGAGCAGACTGTTCCGACATAAACAACACAAAGAAGGCTCTCAACGAAAGCGTGAAGTGGATCTTCATAGAGACTCCAGCCAACCCAACTATGAAGGTGATAGACATAGAGGCTCACGCCAAACTGGCCGCGAAATCCGGCGTTCCTCTTGTTGTGGACAATACGTTTGCCACTCCCTTTTTCCAGAGGCCGATCGAACTGGGTGCAGACGTGGTGATGCACAGTGCTACAAAGTATATTTCCGGTCACGGAGACGTTGTGGGGGGGATAGTCGTAGGGAAGAAAGATTTCGTTCACAAGATGAGAGAGAGTGCTCTTTCCCACATGGGGGCTTGCATGAGCCCTTTCAATGCCTGGCTTCTTCTGAGAGGGTTAAAGACCCTTGGGGTCAGAATGGAGAGGCACGCGTACAATGCTCAGCGGATATCTGAATTTCTAAGCACGCACCCCAAGATTAGCAGAGTCTACTATCCAGGGCTTTCCACTGATCCGTTTTATGATCTCGCAAAAAAACAGATGAGTGGTATGGGTGGGATGATAGCATTTGAGATGAAAGGTGGCCTGAAAGCAGGAGCGAATTTGGTAAACAGTGTGAGATTGTGCACACTTGCAGTCAGCCTTGGCGAGTGTGATACGTTGATTGAGCATCCTGCATCCATGACCCATTCAACGTTGAGCGAGGAAGAACGGATGGCAGTGGGGATTACAGAAGGGCTGGTGAGGGTGTCTGTGGGTATTGAGGATGTGAACGATTTGATTGAGGATCTAAAAGAGGCTCTGGAAAAGGCGTAAGCTTGAAAACCAACTGCCGACATTGGTCTTGACATCAAGGGATTTTATACTACAATAGCTGAGGAGAACATTAACAGGAGGTGAAAGCGTGAATCGGATTACTCTAGCCCTTTTAATGGCAGCCATGGTGGCGGCGGTGTGTATACCAATTCTTGCTCAGCAGGCGCCTGTTGAGGAAAAAGCTGAAGTGGCCAAGGTCGTTCCAGAGTATGTTGGGTATAAGAAATGTAAACCCTGCCACATGAAGATTTACAAAGCCTGGGAGAAGACTTCACACGCAAAGGCATTCCAAACTATGATTGACAGCGTTGGTGTGGACTCAAACTGCGTTGCGTGCCACACAGTTGGCTACGAACAGCCAGGAGGGTTTGTAGACACTACTTCAACGCCTTTGCTGACCAATGTCCAGTGCGAGAGCTGTCATGGGCCAGGGAGTCTATACAAGAAGCTGCCCATAATGAATAATAGAGAAAAGGCTCTGCAGAACGGAATGATTCTGCCTGATGAGACTGTATGCGGAAAATGCCACACGGAAGAGCAAAGCCCCGATTTCGATTACGAAGAAGCATTGAAGACTGGTTCACACATGGCCAAAGCAGAGGAATAGCTCTGGCGGGGAAAAGCCGCTGAGGAAATGGAGAATATGGAGCCTGGCAGCATAGCCAGGCTCTGTCAACTCTGAATATCATATTTCTGGGCGGAGTCGGGCTGAACATCACAAGAGACTGGTGAAACATTGCCGTGAAGGTCCATTGGTGAAAAAGAGCGAGCTCAAGAAGATTCTAGTTCTGGTGGCAATGGTTACAGCAATCACGCTGCTCCACTACATGACCTCTACCAGGCATTATGTCTTTCATAATATTTACTTACGTCTCTACTATGCGCCCATAATAGTGTCTGCATTCTGGTTCGGTCTGCGTGGTGCAGTTGCCACCGGACTATTTGTGAGCCTGGCCTACCTGCCACACGTCCTGATTCAGTGGGCGCACGACACAGTGGGCAATCCCAATCGCTACCTGGAGATAGTGCTCTTTAATGTGATTGGGCTGGTTGTGGGAACTCTGGCCCAGGCAGAAAGAACCCACAGACAGAAACTGGCTCAAACTGCGAGCGAACTCGAGGAGTCGTATGCCAGGTTGCAGAACCAGACCGAACGGCTACTGGAGATGGAAGCTCAGTTGATGCACGCCGACAGGCTCTCTGTTCTTGGCGAGCTAAGTGCGGCAATGGCACACGAAGTGAGGAATCCCTTGGCTTCAATAAAGGGAACTGTGGACATCTTAAAAGACGGCAAGACAAACTCCAAAGAAAGGGATGAGTTTCTCGGAATACTCAGCAAAGAGGTGGAAAGATTGAACAGAGTGGCTGACGGTTATCTGACCCTTGCACGCCGAGCTCCTTCTGGCCCCGGCCATTGTGATCTCCAGGAGGTTATCAGATCAGTAGTGGCACTAGTTGAAGGCCGTGCCAGAAAGCAGGGAGTGACAATCGAGGTCAGCCATGAAGCTGGAGCCGAGACGGTTCCGATCAACCCTGACCTGTTGAGACAGGTTCTTCTCAATCTTATTGTCAATTCCTTCTCGGCAATGGCAGAAGGCGGAAGACTGGCCATCACAAGCAAAAGGGAC encodes:
- the gcvH gene encoding glycine cleavage system protein GcvH codes for the protein MAEIAGYNMPDELYYHGEHAWVKKESDEVVVVGMNEFYLKLAGDTTYIDLPFEGDEVTQGETCGKIQSSKWVAKLVAPLTGEVVEVNSELEDDPTLMNKDPYDKGWVFKVKPSKLSEEVAGLLHGDAVKPWLEKEKEKADKESS
- a CDS encoding aminotransferase class I/II-fold pyridoxal phosphate-dependent enzyme, which codes for MKRRIGSEVVHGTDGVDPGTGAISPPIYQTSTFAFKSAEQGAAIFAGTEDGYVYTRISNPTNDRLAKKMARLEGAEAGLVFASGLAAIAACVITLTKKGESFIADDTIYGGTHAMFKDVIPRFGITPIRADCSDINNTKKALNESVKWIFIETPANPTMKVIDIEAHAKLAAKSGVPLVVDNTFATPFFQRPIELGADVVMHSATKYISGHGDVVGGIVVGKKDFVHKMRESALSHMGACMSPFNAWLLLRGLKTLGVRMERHAYNAQRISEFLSTHPKISRVYYPGLSTDPFYDLAKKQMSGMGGMIAFEMKGGLKAGANLVNSVRLCTLAVSLGECDTLIEHPASMTHSTLSEEERMAVGITEGLVRVSVGIEDVNDLIEDLKEALEKA
- a CDS encoding PAS domain-containing sensor histidine kinase, translated to MKKSELKKILVLVAMVTAITLLHYMTSTRHYVFHNIYLRLYYAPIIVSAFWFGLRGAVATGLFVSLAYLPHVLIQWAHDTVGNPNRYLEIVLFNVIGLVVGTLAQAERTHRQKLAQTASELEESYARLQNQTERLLEMEAQLMHADRLSVLGELSAAMAHEVRNPLASIKGTVDILKDGKTNSKERDEFLGILSKEVERLNRVADGYLTLARRAPSGPGHCDLQEVIRSVVALVEGRARKQGVTIEVSHEAGAETVPINPDLLRQVLLNLIVNSFSAMAEGGRLAITSKRDKQLLTISVSDTGSGISEDNLGKVFETFFTSGESGSGLGLPIVKRIMEDAGGKVDLSSRVGEGTTVDLMFTLGEEK